In Amia ocellicauda isolate fAmiCal2 chromosome 7, fAmiCal2.hap1, whole genome shotgun sequence, the genomic window AGACTCAAATATTAAGCCATGTACAGGTAAGGAGAccttgaaagaaagaaataaccaATACACTGATGTCTCAAACATGGGGATATTAAACAATGTGTATAAAGCAGTGTATGCTGTAGCCCACTCATTACATaatttgtttacatgcaaaaacaACCAAggtccttttcaaaataaaacatgtgcaaagaaaaacaagacagaaCCGTGGCAGGTAAATACAATGTTAAACTTTAAATTATTCAGGAATaaattacaaatttaaaatgaTATGTATTATACTTTGTCTCTTAAAATTATTGCATACCTAAATATGTTGTGCAAAGTTTTTTGACTGAGTGATATTTGCTTTTTCCTGTAGGTTTTACATTACCTGAAGGAAGTAAACTTCACAACCTGGAATGGAGAGAAGGTGTATTTTGATGAAAATGGGGATCCAGCAGCACGATATTCATTAGTGAACTGGCAGCTTAAAAATATTGGAATGACAACAATTGAACAGATTGGTCTATATGATGCCTCTTTACCAGAAGGACAGAGATTTGTAATGAATGAAGTCAGTGCAGTGTGGGCTGGTGATCGGGATGAGGTAATATTCATACTGGCTGAAACAGAAGCAAACAAGCATTctcatacacacaaatataaatataaaataaaataaatgtgcgtGTATATTACTGAAGTCTTTGATGTTTTTGTGGTATATTCCTGTAAATTGACAGGATTCATACACTGTAGATATCTGCTCTAAATTAGTTTGATTACTGTATTTTATACAGTAAAATACCACATTCAATGTTAATGGTACATTACTGTAAATTGCCCACATTTCTAGGACACTCATTGTGTGGTAAGGAACCAAGCCTTCAGGAGCaatgttaatgtttattttattatggcaAGCCTGTTGttttccacacacacatttatataaatgctgtaaagtaagaatgcttttaaaaatagactaatAGTCTAAACTAGtccatttttgaaagcattcttactttacagcattttttcacacctgcctaaaacatttgcacagtactgtgtgtatatacactcacctaaaggattattaggaacacctgttcaatttctcattaatgcaattatctaaccaaccaatcacatggcagttgcttcaatgcatttaggggtgtggtcctggtcaagacaatctcctgaactccaaactgaatgtctgaatgggaaagaaaggtgatttaagcaattttgagcgtggcatggttgttggtgccagacgggccggtctgagtatttcacaatctgctcagttactgggattttcacgcacaaccatttctagggtttacaaagaatggtgtgaaaagggaaaaacatccagtatgcggcagtcctgtgggcgaaaatgccttgttgatgctagaggtcagaggagaatgggccgactgattcaagctgatagaagagcaactttgactgaaataaccactcgttacaaccgaggtatgcagcaaagcatttgtgaagccacaacacgtacaaccttgaggcggatgggctacaacagcagaagaccccaccgggtaccactcatctccactacaaataggaaaaagaggctacaatctgcacaagctcaccaaaatgggatagttgaagactggaaaatgttgcctggtctgatgagtctcgatttctgttgagacattcagatggtagagtcagaatttggcgtaaacagaatgagaacatggatccatcatgccttgttaccactgtgcaggctggtggtggtggtgtaatggtgtgggggatgttttcttggcacactttaggccccttagtgccaattgggcatcgtttaaatgccacggcctacctgagcattgtttctgaccatgtccatccctttatgaccaccatgtacccatcctctgatggctacttccagcaggataatgcaccatgtcacaaaggtcgaatcatttcaaattggtttcttgaacatgacaatgagttcactgtactaaactggcccccacagtcaccagatctcaacccaatagagcatctttgggatgtggtggaacgggagcttcgtgccctggatgtccatcccacaaatctccatcaactgcaagatgctatcctatcaatatgggccaacatttctaaagaatgctttcagcaccttgttgaatcaatgccacgtagaattaaggcagttctgaaggcgaaagggggtcaaacacagtattagtatggtgttcctaataatcctttaggtgagtgaatatatatatatatatatatatatataatgtacagaAAGACACTTTATGTGTACTCATGTGTTACTGTAATAAGTACAGCAACTACCAGCTGTACAGAAGCTGACAGTGTAGCTGCTGTAGTCTTAACTCAAATCTCCTTGAGTTAATagctctgtgtttcaggtgcCAAAGTCAGTCTGCAGTGAGAGCTGCCTTCCAGGGACTCGTAAGGCAATTGTCAAAGGAAAACCAATCTGCTGCTTTGACTGCATTCCATGTGCTGAGGGAGAAGTCAGTAATACAACAGGTAAGTTGAAAACATAAGGTAATTCTCTTCCTTTGTGAGATCAAACATAATTTTGATGAAGGACTTGAAGAAAcaattttgatttaaatattgaaatattaagGTAACCTTTAGAGAaagacagtatttttttttcccagattAAATAACAATCAggaaacatatttgttttaaagtctGAAGAAATCACAAATTCTGCATTTATATGCACAAACTAGTaccaataaaatacattgagTTTTGCTTCTTAGTTTAATATGTCTTTAATTGTTGAATTTATCTCTGGATGTGAACACATTTCAGGAAGTGTCAATGTcatatttttctaaattaagaTGAATGTCAAAGAAACCAGCttgcttttaaatgtttgttttgcttctatTTTCAGATTCAATTGAGTGTGCTAAATGTCCATTGGATTACAGATCAAACAGGCAAAGAAATCAGTGTGTCCTGAAAACTGTTGAGTTTCTGTCTTTTGATGAATTAATGGGAATACTGTTAGTAACATTTTCTATATTTGGTTCTTTCCTTACCATAATAATAGCAATCgtttttttcaaatataaacATACACCAGTTGTTAAAGCCAAtaactctgagctcagtttcctcctgctcttctcattaactctgtgtttcctttgctcacttactttcattggccagccctctgagtggtcctgtatgttgcgccacacagcatttggcatcacatttgtcctgtgcatctcttgtgttctggggaaaacaatagtggtgttaatggccttcagggctacactgccaggcaataatattatgaaatggtttgggcccacacagcagaggttaagTGTTCTTGCTTTCACGCTCATACAGGTCCTGATTTGTGTGCTTTGGTTGACAATTTCACCTCCTTttccaaacaaaaacatgatataCTACAAAGAAAAGGTTATTCTCGAGTGTGATGTAGGATCAGCAGTGGGGTTTTAtgctgtgttagggtatattggattCCTCTCGGCCATGTGCTTTGTGCTGGCTTTTCTGGCTCGTAAACTGCCTGATAACTtcaatgaagccaaattcatcacattcagcatgctcatattctgtgcagtctggatcacctttatcccagcTTATATCAGCTCTCCTGGCAAGTTCACGGTAGCCATAGAGATATTTGCAATTTTAGCTTCAAGTCTTGGGTtactgttttgcatttttttaccaaaatgttatattattttacttaaaccagagaaaaataacaaaaagcatttgatgTGTAAATTGCCCTCAAAATCACTTTAAGAAAGATGttagaatatatatacagatgtgctcaaatttgttgacAGCCCTCTACAAACAATGaacaatgcacaatttcctctgaaataacttgaaactgactaAATTCATTGTCATCCatccattgtttattccatatttaatagaaatcagactttgcttttgattttggttttcaacataatattgtaaataataaaacaaatgaaaatggcatggacaaaattgggatgggaccctcaacctaatattttgaggcaatcactgcaatcaaacattttctgtagctctcaatgagacttctgcacctgttgaCAGGTAGTTTGGcacactcttcctgagcaaactgctgcagctgtctcaggtttgatgggtgccttctccagactgcaagtttcagctgtTTCCATAGaagattcagatcaggactcctAGAACGcaacttcagaacagtccaatgatTTGTTCtaatccattcttgggtgcttttagctgtgtgttttgggtcattatcctgttggatgacccatgacctgtgactgagacagagctttctgacactgggcagtatgtttcgctccagaatgccttgatagtcttgagatttcattgtgccctgcacagattcaataCACCCTGTGCCAagcgcagcaaagcagccccaaaacataaccaagcctcctccatgtttcactgtaagtatgatgttcttttctttgaaagcttcattctGTCATCTGTGCatatagagctgatgtgacttgccaaaaagctccagttttaaCTCATCTGTCCAATgcacattctcccagaaggattgtggctggtcaatatgcattttagcaaattccagtctggcttttttatgtttttctttcaaaagtggtgtCCTCCTGGGTcctcttccatggaggccacttttaGTCAAAAAGCAAcagatggtgcgatcagaaactgacgtaacTTCACCTTGGAGATTAGCTTGTATCACTTTgccagttatccttggttctttttctgccattcacactatccttctgttcaatctggggtcgattttcctcttgcggccacgcacagggaggttggctacagttccatggaccttgaacttcttaataatatttgctactgttgtcacaggaacatgaAGCTGCTTgaagatggtcttgtagcctttacctttaccatgcttgtctattattttcgtTCTGATCAGACAACTctgtcctttgctttctctggtccatgttcagtgtggtgcacacaatgataccaaatggcacagtAACTACTTTCCccatgtagcgtaaggtacacttatacatttcaatttaagaagtgaatttatagtatcaccttatcacgaatcctggaatcttgtagaactcaatttctgtaataattggacacagacaccaattccaaagatataaattgtcaaatttattcaaaaacaaagactaaatgtagcactacactaattatacaaaagggaaaaactaattaaaattcaactctagatcaacaaatcaaagacaaatcacttccgtgaccaaatcaaagaccatgggatcgcatatgaaa contains:
- the LOC136753900 gene encoding extracellular calcium-sensing receptor-like — encoded protein: MLLLGKLLLTVMFTRADQIVCQPYGEKELPQFSREGDINIGAIFSLRRNPVFLNATFQVNPVQTTCKSIDPEELQSAQTVIFALEEINNRSDILPGVSLGYKIYDSCGTTHLSLKASLALINGQEQGFLLNQSCTKLSTVHAIIGESSSTPTIGIARTTGPFGIPLISHYATCACLSNRKEFPTFFRTIPSDYYQSRALAKLVKHFGWTWVGAIRTDDDYGNNGMTTFIQAAQQEGICIEYSEAIYRTNPREKFLKVVEIIKKSSSKVIVALASDTDLVLLVKELLIQNVTDLQWVGSEAWIIDRYLASSESYNILHGAIGLAIPNIEIPGLKEFILNVQPSKTPGNTGFNEFWQSIFNCSLDSHKDSNIKPCTGKETLKERNNQYTDVSNMGILNNVYKAVYAVAHSLHNLFTCKNNQGPFQNKTCAKKNKTEPWQVLHYLKEVNFTTWNGEKVYFDENGDPAARYSLVNWQLKNIGMTTIEQIGLYDASLPEGQRFVMNEVSAVWAGDRDEVPKSVCSESCLPGTRKAIVKGKPICCFDCIPCAEGEVSNTTDSIECAKCPLDYRSNRQRNQCVLKTVEFLSFDELMGILLVTFSIFGSFLTIIIAIVFFKYKHTPVVKANNSELSFLLLFSLTLCFLCSLTFIGQPSEWSCMLRHTAFGITFVLCISCVLGKTIVVLMAFRATLPGNNIMKWFGPTQQRLSVLAFTLIQVLICVLWLTISPPFPNKNMIYYKEKVILECDVGSAVGFYAVLGYIGFLSAMCFVLAFLARKLPDNFNEAKFITFSMLIFCAVWITFIPAYISSPGKFTVAIEIFAILASSLGLLFCIFLPKCYIILLKPEKNNKKHLMCKLPSKSL